ATCATGCATCGAATCCACTTCGCATAATCCTCTACATTGCTGATCATGCATCCGGCCCCTGATAACTCCGTATACTCGGGGTAGTCTATCTCGACGAACCCAGACGAAGTGGAAGTAGAACCAGAAgtagaaccagaagaaggagaagaagaagaatcatCCCAAACATACCCCCCAGCCATcacctccccatccaaccCCCCATCCGGCACATCACTCAGCTTCCAAAACGTCGCATCCATGCCTAACGGTCCCCAAATCTCCTCTCTCAGAAAGACCCCCAACTCAATCCCAGTAAGAGTCTCAATCGCATGCGAAACAGCCGTGTACATGAAACTGTTATACATGTATTTCTCCCGTATCGCGGCTGTCATGGGCAAATGGCGGAGTCTCCTTACCTCGTCTTTCGGGGACAGTGAATTATCGGGGCAGAAATGGTAGGAGTGTTCTGGGAGGCCGGTTCTGTGGGAGAGGGCGTCTTCGAGAGTGATGGTTTCTGTGGCGTGGGTGTTTGGGAGGATGAAGTCGGAGGGGATTAGGGTTGTGAGGGTGGTTGTCCAGGTTAGGGGGTTGGTGGTGTTAGTGTTGTCGTCGATGAGGAGGGATAGGGCTGCTGCTGTGAAGGATTTGGTGGTGCTGGCTGTGTAGTAAAGGGTTTGGGGGGTTGCGGGGGTGTCGGGGTATTTGGATATGCCGTAGCCCTGGATTTGGTTTGGTGAATTGGTTAAGACTAGGTGTGTTGGCTTAGCATGTACTTACCTTGGTGAAGGTATCCGGGCCGTCGAGGATGGCGATTGAGGTGCCTGGAACGTGCCATTCGGCTAGGAGAGTGTTGACGAGATCGTCGAACTCGGGTGTAAAGGGAGATGTTCCGCGTTGCATGCTTGTTGTTTGTATTGTATTTTGTGGAAGAGAGGTTGGGTATCAGTAGATCTGATATGGCGTCAGAGGGTATGTACACTTACTTATGGTTGCTAACCTTCGGAGGAATAAGCACTAGTTGGTTAGACTACCGGTGCCCGtagttatattaaaagtaagGTAAGGTAGCATTGAACTCATCTCCACTAAGGATTGGTAATAGCTGTCTTGGATTGTCCATATTTGATCTCAGACCCTCCGCCAAGCATTAGTGCTTCAATACCATAGCTAAGCCTCAGTCAAGAATTGCTAGTGAAGTCTTGACAGGAATTGCTTATCAGGCAACTGTTTAGCTTGAATAAGCTTAGTTTTACTTGGTAAGACATGGTATCATTAGTTGTATCTCTCTATTAAATAGTCGGGTCTACTCTCATCTCTCTAGGCGATACACTCTTAACAATTAAACTGATAATTACTAAGTCTAAACTTATGTTGTACGCATCCTATCTTGCATACAACTGTTCTATACATATCTTTCGTTCAGTCAGCATTCTGAAATCATTTCTTCGTAAATTGTGATCGTCTGCAAATCGTCCCTGTCTGTGGTCTCGAAGAGTAGTAATGCATTATTCAAACAGTTCGACCAGACTCCTCGggtatatatacaaatacACGCAGGATATGCAGTAAGCCAGCCTTAAAACGCCAATAATCGTAGCACGGTagcaaaacaaaacattGTCGGTCAAGGCTATGCGATACCTTGAGCCTCCATCCCGGAAATCGTTGAATATGAGTATGGCAAGTCGACCAGACCATCCAGCAGCCAATTCAATGGGTCAAACACTTCGTAGTTGGGCTCCATCAGTCCACTTGGTAGTCCCGGAACACTGCTACCAGACTGAACGCCCAGCGTGGCTTGCGGAAGAATGGGAGCAGGTGCCAGGCTAGGATCTCCACCAATACCAGGAGTCGAGTTAGAGGTGTGTGCAGCTCCAACGGATGACGCTGCAGAAGATTCAGCGTTAGAATCTGGGTTGGTCGGGTTCTTAAGATAGGCTACATTTCTGATTAGTCCCTAGCAGCACAACGTGTCTACGCTTGGGTAAACATACCTTCGAGGTTTCGATCTTTCGTCCGCGCGTCTTCTCGCCATCGCCATACCGAGTCGAAAAGAAGTGACATACTCATGCGACACCGGACTTTCAGCATCAAGGAATCGTCCATCTCGGAACTTTCGGTGGTCGGCTTGGGGGATGGTGTACTCTGCAGCCTCCACATCTGGGCTAAAACTTCGGCCAGCCGCTCTGGGAGGTCATTACTTGACACAGATACTCCCCGGATAGCCCAAATGGTCCGGTTGAAAAGAGCCTTGGTATAATCCATATTTATGTGAGCGGCAAAAAAGCTCGTGCCGAGCTTTAGCAGCGTACAACCTGCTGCCACCATCATCTGATAGATGTAATACGGCGTGTAGGAGAGTACCGGCCCAACCTCCGTTTCCAAGTTCATAGCAGCCTCCAGAAATGTTCTGGTTGCGAcatacaaagaaagaagccgaTCACGGTAGTCCTTCTCAGAAGTGTCATCGAAAAAGACCGACAGATGTAGGTGCAGGTTCGCCGCGCGAAGATAAAGGTCGGTAATGCCTGGGCAGATTAGTATGCACCGCAATCATGTATCCATGGGTAAGGCTCACAATCATTCTGAGCCTTCAGCTGCGACTCGAGTTCATCGAAATCCCGAGAGAAAAATGAGATCAGCGTCGATCGTTCCTGGTCATTACACAGCCCAACAGGGTCCCGGTGGTTGGTATAGAGTGCTCTGGTGACCTGGTCACAGAACTTTTCGATCTGAAGGCGCGCACGGATACCTTCAGGCAACTTGTAGTTTGGATCCAGTGACTCGCTCGACAGTGTCCAGTCATACAAAGTGGACGGTGGCTGGCCGTACCCGGTCGCAACCCTAAATAACACCTGTCAGGATAAAGATGATCCCAGAGATTTAGAACAATGAGTTAAGACATACCGTTGCGCAACAATATTACAGATCGCCCACGTCCTCACTTTATCTTTCAGTTCTTCCTCGATAAGCTCCACCCTGAATTTACTGAAATCCTGAGCATATGACGGGCGGTGTAGACCGAGCTGCATGGCCACCTGCATCATCATTCCACAGAGCATAAAGGTGGGATCGGTAGAAGTACTGCTCGTAGGGAATGGCCATGTACAAAGCAGGCAGAGAGCTTTCACGACATGATAGCTTTGTGGGATGTCTGCCAGCGTACTCCATACCAGTCGCGAAACGGGGCCTGCGAGAGAGTTCAGAAGGTGCGTATCGGGCTGATAACGCCGTGCCCCAACGCTAATAATAGTCCAGAACAGTAAGGGTGATGTATTATAATATTCATCAGGCGACTGCCCTCGTTCAAGGAACGGAAGAAAAGGGTgataaaaagtaaagtacCTGGCAGCATTAGGACACGCCCTCAAGTCATCATATCTAAACCGGGACTTACAGATCAAACAATTCTGTCACCCTCTCCGGCACGACAACAACATCTTCTATCCGCTTGAAGTGTTGACTCCCATTTCTCATATAGTTAGAACCATCGAAGCCCGAACGTAGGTCCAAAAGCGATGCGACTGCTTCGTGAGAGCCCATATACTGATCGGAAGACATGCCAGAGGGCGTGTGATAAACGCCAGCCGGACTGACATGGCTCGAGTGTTCCTGTTTGGGAGTATGCTGAGTAGATTGTATAGacggtggttgttgttggggcATGGACGTGGCAGCATTGGCCTGGACGCTGGCAATCTGCTTCCTCAGCTCGATGatctctctttccatctccgCATTGCGACTGCGTTTCCCGACTCTCTTGAAGTTGGATTCGATTTTGCAGTCAAGTTTTAAGCGTCGACAACGAGAGCAGTCCATCCATGGGTCCTGAACTACATCGCAGCGCAACTGCCGTGACGAAGTATGAATTAGTCTAGCCCGTAAGGGCAACAGTATAGTCTGCGGTGGTTCAGGTGCTCACCTTTTGCTGACGACATTCGTTGCAGGCACGCTTCACAggctgccttttcttctcctcacgAAGGTCGTTCTCTTCCACGTCATCCACGCTGCCAGGAGAGCTGTCTAACCCCGCCATGGCAACAGTGCGCTTCCTGGCTGGTCCCACGCCATCGGGCCCGCCAGTAGCCGAAGCAGAAGGATGGCTGACACCTCCCATTACGGGACTGGTGGCAGCAGGAGCATTATTCCCTGCACTTGGCTCCAGAATTCCCCCCTGCAGGCTCCCGCCTCCGATTCCGCTGGGCAGGGCTCCGAGTGACGCCAGGCTGGTTGCGGGTGAGTCGACCGATAAAGCTCGGacggcagaaaaaaaaagtttggCGTGGCTAATCACCACGCAGTTTTCCACACAAACCCAAGGGGGGGGAAAGaacaaataataataataaaacaatAGGTTAATGATACAGGGTATAGATGTCACACCAAATAATATGGACTATTTTCAAACTACCGTTTTCCCAACTCGGTTGACTGGATGATCAGATCCCCTCAGCAATGGATGAGTAACAACAGTGGGGGGAAGGCGATTGAGAAGCTGTCCGATCTCGCTCTCACGTGGCTTACCCGCTGCACGTGATGGTAACGGAGGCTTAATGAGATGGAGATATAGTTACTAACTTACTAGTACGCTCTAAGATTCTCTTGGTCAACGTACCTGATTCTGTCTTGAGTTTTTCCCGGTCTACCGGTCATGGTCTGACTGACTTGGCGAATGCACTTCATGTGAAAGACATATGAGCCGCATAAATTCCTCCGCCTCGTTGCATTGTCGATCTCCCATTCCGCATCTCTGAGAGATCTTATCACATATCTCCATGTCATGGCGGAATGCCGCTAGAACAAAGGGTTCGAAAGTTAGCCGACGCTAGGAACCGCCTCGTGTCGTCAAATGCTACCAAGTTTGCTAGGGATCAACCCCCCGAAATTAACTACACATCGTATTGCCGAGGCTGTGTCGCTCATCGCCCCGTCATGGTCATTGAGCCTTGCACTGCCGCTAGGATAGGACGCCTATCCCAATGATCGCCCTCCATGCTGGTTATGGAAGGAAATGCTTGTTGGTTGTTGCTGCAATGCTACACTAGTGGGTTGCCCGACTTTCTAGAAACAATGTCTCTCCACAGATGCAGATGtatgatgatatccttggccTTTGATTCGCTCATCCATGGATCATCGCCCCCATCTTACTATTTGCCCGGCGAGGCATTACTGAGCCATAATCTTACATCACAGGCCTCTAATATAAGTGTAGACATTACATATAAAGCAGCATGACTCCTTCCATGTTAATCGAACACCCTATCTCTTCTTTAGAATATGATACCTCAAGCATATGAACCTTCAGTCGTTTTAACAAGATGAAATCGTCTCCTTTCGAAAAGATCACGGAAGACGTCTCCGAAGCTGAGCCTCCAGCGTACGGTCAGGTTGACCAGCCTCCCCTAGTATTACCGCCGCTGGACCTGTTCCAAACGGCCGGACCACCTGTTTGTTCGACGGTCACCCAAGACCAATGTATTGCTCATCTCAAGTTCTTAGCAGCACTCGCCGATCTACGCGACAACATAACCAACATCAACCCTCTATTTCAAATCAATGATCCTGACCCAGCTATTTTTGGAGATAGTACAAATGAGGCATTTGCTCGTGTCAAAGAAAAGCGATGGGCTGTGTACACGGCCAGGGCGGTCGACCGCTACACGACTTGGTGGCAGGAGTGTATTCAATCTCCGGACCGAGCTCCCAAGCTCCATGACCTGGAGGACGACAGTTATGACTCAATTACCGAGCATCACAAGCCGTACAACTGGTCTCCGAAAACAATGCCTCCTCTAGGTGAGTGAAGCCTTGAACCGGCCTTTATTAACTACCCTAATGCTGACAGACTTCTCTATCAGATATTCTGATGGTGTGGCACGCACATATGCTGAACCCTAGAGTCTTTCTTGAAGACTGCATTCGGGGAGGTGCCATGGGCTTTTGGACGGCTGGTTTCCCTTGGGAACTTGTCAACTCCTGCATCGACGATCAATCCTTGGAATACCACGCTGGACAAGCAGCGGTAGCGCACTTTCAGCAGAAAACTGGTCTGCCTTGGGACAACTTAAAATGTTCATCGAAGAAGCCCCTCAGCTGTCCTAGCTGTAAGCACGAGCTGTCCGTGCCCTGGACCGAAGCTCAGATATCTGCCCCAGTCGATGAAGCATTTGAAAACTGTCGTGGCTTCGCAGATAAAAATTTCCAAAAGAAATGTCCAGTCTGTAAATTCGAAATCACACACGAGACACTAAAGACCGAGAAGTTTCGGAAAGATGTTAGGGCTTTCTGGGCTTCAGATGTGCCGATGCCTGGAACGTTTTATGATGTTAGGGGTGTTCCAAAGGCCGCCACAATCTCGAGTCGAAAGAAGAGACAGTCCCTGTTCCCTAATCGTTTAATCAAGGCGATAGGcaccattttcctttctcagaCTGACCCAACGGACGATGACTGGAAGTCAATGGCGGCGTTGCGCGACAAGCTGCAGTCCAGGATCAAGAGCCGGGACGTCATGCGAAGGGTCAACCCAGATTCAGGTATATCCTCATTATTtccagaagagaaggtagCGTTCCGTCGGATGATGGCTCGCTATTGGGATAATCATACTCCCTTCGCTCTAGACCTGGTTGGTGCTGTCATTCGACAGGGGACTTTTGTTCAAAAAATGGACAACATTGATTGGCTTCACTCGCCTACAGTGAAGGCAACCATGGACCGCTTGATCAAAAAATACGAGGTCTTCTTCCAAATCATGGCACAGAACCCACGCAATATGGCTGTCCCAACTCTGGATGTCGATCTCGCCTGGCATACCCATCAGCTATCGCCTTCAAGATACTTTGACTACTCCGTCTTTACAACACGGCAACACACCAGGGTTCCCAAGTTCATTGATCATGACGACAAGGTCGAAGAAACCAAATTAtcggatggatttgagtGGACTAGCAAAATGTACAAGAAACTCACCAAGGGTGACATCTACAGCGAGTGCACTTGCTGGTACTGTGAGGCTATTCGAGCTCCGGATCTCAGCGACGGTATTTTTGTCTCCTCATCAACCTCTCGAGCTCGCGAAGCAGCCGCCAATCTCCACAATCGGCCAGATATATCTTCAGATCCAGAGAAGAACCCTCATATCTCCGCGCATAGTGCTGTCCCAGCGGAGACAAAGAAGACACGTGCCGGCTTTGATCCTCGATACGTGAAGCATCTAAAGCTTCAAAGCAACTACCAAAAGGCACGCCGTCGTGCAGAGAAGCGAGACCGCAAACAAGGCAACAAGGAACAGGACCGTTCTTCAGACGCCACCCTTTATGCCATGGCATATGGTTATCCGGTGTATGTGCCATACTACGCCCCGTACGTGGCTGACCCCTGCGTTCACTCCAATGCATATCCTTCAAATCCAGGCTGTATGAGCTTCGTCTCCGGAGCCCATGGCAACTGCGCTGCAGGGACCTGTGGAGGCGCCGTTGCGGCCGGCGGCTGCGGTGGGATGGGAGGGGGATGCGCTGGTGGGTGTGCTGGCGGGGGAGGGGGCGGAGCAGCGGGTGGCTGTGGATCAGGAGGTGGTGCAGGTTGCGGCGGAAGTAGCAGTGGTGGAGGCGGGGGCGGGggctgtggtggtggtggaggtggaggaggctgtggaggaggtggtggtggtggttgctGAAGAGATTCTAAGCCTGTATACTTGCTTCAATTTATGATTATGTAGCTCGAGCGTGTTTAAGATTCGTTGCTCATGAACTTTATATACTCGATACCATGAATTAATACGATCTTCAACAATGACtacaggagaagaaggtccTACTTTCCATAAATAACGAAATTCAAGAAAACATCTCGGATTAAGGACAAGAAACATACAACTAATGAACCGGAATAACCCCATCGCCAGCAAGTCTGTGATATTCCGCCGAAGACTGAAGCGCCATCTTTACACTTGAACCCCCCAGCCGTGGCTAAGTTTTAACCTCGTCTGGGATTATATCCAGAAGATAGCCAGGAGACAGATAGTGACAATCACAGTCGACTCCTTGGACTAACAGTCGTACAGCAGCTTCAGCTCGAATTAGATGGCCTGTTCTTTCCAAGCCTCTCTGTCATAGTATGAGGTATGTAGCAGAGCCCCAGGATATCATAGCTAGCATATTCGACTACCGTAGTATGTTTCAACTTACGGTGCTTAAATGTATCCAAATAACACAATGAACTTTATAGTATGCACTGGGGCACCCTCGAATAAATTCCCGACAAGGTAGAGGCACGGGCCGGCAAACCCAATCGGGGGCGCCGCTAAACCCGAACAAGACGCAGGTATCAATCTCCAGAACAAACTTCAAGATGCGATGAAATCACCAGGAAAGTGGTAAGAAATAGAGAAAAGGGCATCATGGTTCATCTATGCTATTTACATCCACAGCACTAACTTACTTATTCACGCATACATAGCCAATAACAGCCGGCAAAGATTGCCAATATCCATCGCCGATCTATTTCCGTAGATTCAGACTCCTGCTGCATTCGGTAGTCGAGCTGGAAATGCAACCTTAGGGAAGAGTATGCCATTCCACGGTTACGAGGTTGGAGAGTTGCATTGGAATAGTTATATACGTAATCATTAGGTTATACTGGTTGTTTTTGTCTGCTCTGATCCCCTGGTCCCCTGGATATATAAACCTTCGGGTACCTAAGTAGTAAGGACTCTTCCATATTTTGTTTATCTGTAAACATACATATCTTGTGTGCTGCTTTTGTCTCGAGTATATTTCTTCAATCGGTATGTGACTTATCTGGTCATATATGCAGTTCTGGTGGTAACTGACAGTATCACAATCGATACCAGAAAAGCACAATGGACTTCGATAAGCTCAAGAAGAATCTTAACGATACCACTGAATCCGCCAAGGATCAGTTGAATAAACGTATGTACCCAATCCTTGATATTTCTTTTAGGTATATATAGGAAAGTTAGCTAACGAATACACAGTCTACGGTAGGTAACGGATATGGAACTTAAGCTCTGTTCTCCTCTACGCCACTATACGATGCTCATTCTTAGTAGAAAAGCCAGGCGAGACTACAAACGACGCCTTGAACAAGGGCAAAGAACAGGCTGCCAATGCTGCCGACAGCGCCAAGGCGACCTTGGACAAGGCTCTGGGTAAAGGAGAGAACAACAACGCTTGAAAAGGTCGACATTAATCAGGTATTACGGTTGGGCTTCCATCCTACTATTTGTGCATAGAGACCCGTTACGATAGTAATCGTTAGACGAACAATATAAGTCCGAAGTAATTCAACGTTTCCTTGTAAACGCCGAGTTTTAGTAACCATGTTTAGTCTCGTGTGCTGCGCAGCATCCGTATACGACTGATCAGCCGCTGTACGTCTTGATTCAGTTCAACTGGGTATCTCTAAATGAAGTAGTACGAAAAGAGACACtcagagagagaaaaatgggaaagagaaagaaaaaccgAAACCATTCGCAGTAAGCCATTCAATGGCAAGGCCAGCTACATCACTATgcatttatttctttttctatttctttcGTAAATGGTGCGTTCGTTCCATTCCTCTATACGCCTTCTCCAGAGGTCGTTTGACGGTTGGGAGCTCGTGGAGAGTGTAGGGTCGGTGGATGCCCGGCGATTAAGCGGTGGTATAGTTGCCGACACCTGATGAATGTCTTGTGATTGCGTGCGCCGGCTTATCGACCTATGGTACCCGGTATGTAGCCATGAATCGCGTGGAACCTCGGGAGAAGCGTACTGCGGGCCTGTGAGCTGTAGGTTGGGTGATGAGAGAGAATAGGGATGGTTGAGGTTAGGCAGCATATCTGGGATTTCAGGTACAGCGTCTTGCCATTCTAGAAGTTCTGCTGGGTTCACTACGGACTCAGTTTGAGTCTCTTGGAGCGATGCTTGCTGCGCCGGAGCTGGCaatgtcgtcgtcgtcgcaGCTGCAGCGTAATCGAGATTCGCTGCGTCGAGGATCCCTGCAGTATTTTGATCAATCTCTTGAGAAGTGGCCGTGGTCTGCGGTTGTAGATGCAGGGGCACCGACGGCACGTTAGGCACATCCCCATTCTGAGAGTACGGGTGGGTCGAGGCTCTTCGAACTAAATTGCTTTGTGTTCGGCTAAGGCCAGGAGCCTCTGAAGCCCTGGTTGTTCTTCGCACTAGTGAGGCTAATCTAGATCCACTGATGGTATTCAATCTTTGTAGAGGACTCCGAGGCAAAGGCTCCTCGGCCATATCCTCCAGGCGAGTGGTCTGAGACCTTTGAAGTTGATCCGGTGCATCGCTGACTCTTTGTACAGGTTCAGTTCTGGTGGGAAGAAGGGTTCTTCTAAGATACTCCGGAAGCGGTGCATCGGGCTCACGAGTAtagggagggggagggggaacCCAGTTATCGGCGTCACTTTCATGAGGGACCTGGAATATT
This DNA window, taken from Aspergillus flavus chromosome 5, complete sequence, encodes the following:
- a CDS encoding beta-lactamase/transpeptidase-like protein; translation: MQRGTSPFTPEFDDLVNTLLAEWHVPGTSIAILDGPDTFTKGYGISKYPDTPATPQTLYYTASTTKSFTAAALSLLIDDNTNTTNPLTWTTTLTTLIPSDFILPNTHATETITLEDALSHRTGLPEHSYHFCPDNSLSPKDEVRRLRHLPMTAAIREKYMYNSFMYTAVSHAIETLTGIELGVFLREEIWGPLGMDATFWKLSDVPDGGLDGEVMAGGYVWDDSSSSPSSGSTSGSTSTSSGFVEIDYPEYTELSGAGCMISNVEDYAKWIRCMMYQNEPLSKKGHAALTEPRIASMSGATNPFPGPHLYALGWRVDYYRGEKIVWHTGSIRGFGSVMMYLPDREWGLVIMGNSTMTSNQMQQVLYMDLLDGLLGTPVRERVDWGAVIREKKSRRREELACARERLYPELPGPVLRPALEVREYVGSYWHPGYGGMDLGLDGEGTGLVADRRSQEFSMLIALEHVSGELWLARLQEMYKDPRDYEVVRAEFRLGSDGVREVGVDLEPTMDGKLIWFRRERAECKSSWLL
- a CDS encoding uncharacterized protein (of unknown function-domain containing protein), whose translation is MKSSPFEKITEDVSEAEPPAYGQVDQPPLVLPPLDLFQTAGPPVCSTVTQDQCIAHLKFLAALADLRDNITNINPLFQINDPDPAIFGDSTNEAFARVKEKRWAVYTARAVDRYTTWWQECIQSPDRAPKLHDLEDDSYDSITEHHKPYNWSPKTMPPLDILMVWHAHMLNPRVFLEDCIRGGAMGFWTAGFPWELVNSCIDDQSLEYHAGQAAVAHFQQKTGLPWDNLKCSSKKPLSCPSCKHELSVPWTEAQISAPVDEAFENCRGFADKNFQKKCPVCKFEITHETLKTEKFRKDVRAFWASDVPMPGTFYDVRGVPKAATISSRKKRQSLFPNRLIKAIGTIFLSQTDPTDDDWKSMAALRDKLQSRIKSRDVMRRVNPDSGISSLFPEEKVAFRRMMARYWDNHTPFALDLVGAVIRQGTFVQKMDNIDWLHSPTVKATMDRLIKKYEVFFQIMAQNPRNMAVPTLDVDLAWHTHQLSPSRYFDYSVFTTRQHTRVPKFIDHDDKVEETKLSDGFEWTSKMYKKLTKGDIYSECTCWYCEAIRAPDLSDGIFVSSSTSRAREAAANLHNRPDISSDPEKNPHISAHSAVPAETKKTRAGFDPRYVKHLKLQSNYQKARRRAEKRDRKQGNKEQDRSSDATLYAMAYGYPVYVPYYAPYVADPCVHSNAYPSNPGCMSFVSGAHGNCAAGTCGGAVAAGGCGGMGGGCAGGCAGGGGGGAAGGCGSGGGAGCGGSSSGGGGGGGCGGGGGGGGCGGGGGGGC